The DNA region CGTATTCCAGAAGAGACCTCTACCTTGGAAGATACGGGGGAAATACTAGCAAGTGATGTGAAATGTGCACAGAACACTTCAGGCACCTTGAAACAAAACTGGCAACTTCATAGGTCAGGCGCGGGGTGGTGCACAaatgtaattccagctactcgggtaactgaggcaggaggatcccaagttaaaGGTCAGCCTGGGCATTTTAGCGAggcagtctcaaaaaataaaaatgactggggttAGTGGTAagttcagtctctctctctctctctctctctctctctctctcacacacacactctctctctctctctctctctctctctctctctctctctctctctctctctctctcacacacacacacacacacacacacaccttaaaaGAGGACGCACATTTTCCCTCTAAAAGCTGCGCTCTGGGGTGGCTCTAGGAAGTTCCAAATTACTAAGCGGGAGCCAGGGCTGCTCAAGGATCAGGATCCAAATTTGAACTACAGCTCCTCAGAGGCAAGAACCATCTGACCCCAGATCCCATGCTTTTCCTTGCAGGTCTTGCCGGTTTTAGAAAGCACCCGGGACACTCCGGGGCTAGACCCCGGCTGCAAAGACGTTTCCCCTCTCTGGGTGGATCCCGCCGGGCCCCGCCCATGCCACTGCTCTCTGATTGGCTCGTTGTCCCTGACAAAACTCTTCATGAATTCTTCCGTCTGGTTAACCCTAGTCACTCTAGTGGCTGGCGGGATTGGACAAAGTTTCTCAACTTGGAACCTGTGTAGTCACCTGGTGACTACACAATTGAAAAAAGAGTTTAAAGAACCAGAAACGCTTTGGCACCCAGGGCCGGCTTTATGAACCTGAAACCTGCGCAGTGGGGCAGAGCCCCCACATTTtgcaacttatttatttatttatttatttatttatttatttatttatttatttatttatttatggtgctggagCTCGAACCTAGggcatgctaggagagtgctctacctctgagctatatccctagttcttcttttattttgagacaggttctccctaaattgctatttgccttaaacttgtgatcctccccaGCTCTGAAATTCTTAACGTTGTGAATAGGAATCCCATATCTTCATTTTGTACTGGGTTCTGCAAATTTTGTAGCGGCTTTCAGTCCACAAATATTTCTACACCCAGGCTCAGATGTTTCCTGGGCCCAGGGATGACCCTGTCTCTTTCTCCAGTCCGGAGCTGTTGGAAGTGGTGGAGCCCCCGACCCAGAGCCACACCATGGTGGAGCCAGGAGAACAACTGCCCCAGGAGGTGCTTGCTCTAATCTTCCGCCACCTGTCACTCAGGGATCGTGCTGCTGTCGCTGGGGTCTGCAGGGCCTGGGCAGCTGCTGCCACCAGCAGTGCAGTGTGGCACGACACAAACATCAGGTGAGAGGGCTTTTCTGTCCCCTGCCATTCCTCATTTTTATACTTTCCCTGTGAAGTCAGGGATTAGGGAGATTTATTGACTTCccgcaaaaacaacaaaaacctaacaTTTATTGACCGCCTACTACATATCAACACATATTAACAATACATAAGATTCATATATTAacccatttaatcctcatgaaaaCCTGGTGTGACAGTATTATTATTGCACTGATAGGAAACAGAGGCAAAGAAAATCACTTCCCTATGGCCACTCATCCATAGAGTGGCAGAGGTGAAATTTGAACCTGGCAGTTCAAGGTGCCCACGTGCTTCCTTAGGACAGCTATAGTTCCTGAAATATTGGCTGTCTATGACAGGGTTTCAGCTGCTGCCGTGGGGCAAAGGCATGGTGCAGAGGGAGAGGTGTGTGCACTGGGAACAGGAAGTGGGGAGGGCAGCTTGCACACAAATTGAGAGGTTGGTGGAGTGTTCTCCCCTGTCGTTATGAGGCTGCCAACGCCTTTTCTTCACTGTTCTAACCCAAGTTGTGACAGTGAATGGGAAGGCATACTGCCGCCATATCTGTCTGTCTGCCTGGACCACATTCACAACCTACAGCTGGAATTTGAGCCGTCGAGGAAGCCGAGTCGCCGGGCAGCCACCGAGCTGCTGATTGCACTGGCAGACCGTGCCCCAGGTCTTCGAGGTTTGAGCCTGGAGTGCCACGGAGACAAACCGCTCTTTGACGCAGGCCGAGACATCCTGGATGCTGTGCATGTCCTCTGTGGGGCCGCCAGGGAGCTGCGCCACCTTGACCTGCGGCGCTTGCCCTTCACACTGGATGACACGCTGGTGCTGCAGGTAGCCTGTGGCTGTCCAGAACTCCGCAGCCTTTTCCTAGATAACCATACGCTGGTGGACAGCGTGGGGCCAGGCTCAATACTCAAGCTACTGGCTGCCTGCCCGCGCCTGCGCACCCTTGGCCTGCACTTGGCCAGCTTGTCCCACGCTGTCCTCGATGCGCTGGCTGAGCCAGATCGCGCGCCTTTTGCACTCCTGGCCCTGCGGTGCGCGAGCCCTGAAGATGCACGCGCGTCCCCACTGCCCGATCAAGCCTGGGCAGCATTGTACTGCCGCCACCCTGGGCTGACtgtggagctggagctggagcctgCACTGCCAGCTGAAAGCGTGATGCGAGTCCTGCAACCTGCAGTACCCGTGGCTACACTGCGTCTCAACCTCTCAGGTGACACTATAGGTCCGTTGCGTTTTGCCGCGTGCCACTACGCCACAACCTTGCGCGCACTTGAGGTGCGCGCCTCCGCCTCATCAGAGCTGGACACTGCGCTAGAGGAGCTGGCGGCGCGTTGCGCGGGCCTGCGTGAAATACACTGCTTCTGCGTCGTGAGGACATCGGTGTTGGACGCCTTCCGCGCGCACTGCCCGCGCCTGCGCAGCTACACGCTCAAACTAAAGCGTGAGCCACATCCTTGGCGGCCCACGTTCGTGCGGTGATTGGACAAACCCTCCCTCCCCTCAAACCTGAGGCCTCGGAGACGCTGGAAGGAATTT from Urocitellus parryii isolate mUroPar1 chromosome 15, mUroPar1.hap1, whole genome shotgun sequence includes:
- the Fbxl8 gene encoding F-box/LRR-repeat protein 8, which translates into the protein MVEPGEQLPQEVLALIFRHLSLRDRAAVAGVCRAWAAAATSSAVWHDTNISCDSEWEGILPPYLSVCLDHIHNLQLEFEPSRKPSRRAATELLIALADRAPGLRGLSLECHGDKPLFDAGRDILDAVHVLCGAARELRHLDLRRLPFTLDDTLVLQVACGCPELRSLFLDNHTLVDSVGPGSILKLLAACPRLRTLGLHLASLSHAVLDALAEPDRAPFALLALRCASPEDARASPLPDQAWAALYCRHPGLTVELELEPALPAESVMRVLQPAVPVATLRLNLSGDTIGPLRFAACHYATTLRALEVRASASSELDTALEELAARCAGLREIHCFCVVRTSVLDAFRAHCPRLRSYTLKLKREPHPWRPTFVR